A part of Syngnathus acus chromosome 20, fSynAcu1.2, whole genome shotgun sequence genomic DNA contains:
- the shrprbck1r gene encoding ranBP-type and C3HC4-type zinc finger-containing protein 1 isoform X4, translating to MSLSSGGWTASVATEQRALPSPPVENGASQAEPNCQTVLMSVRVSLCHYGIRPLRLPGAGEETILLQLSMDPEKSGEFRLSLKDCSDIGRCVTVTKFDLRSVNYEVKAPKCHQLSLTTPPHDRITFNFRNEQEAQQWATVMMTSLREAHRAAATLDDTEFLHHQDTSSLQQLEDTCIQLTRAIETGDVKAASVYAAKLSCQKAALKIQPSIRQCEDTEINLTVVIEDSTSSCCVTMKVSPVITTAALKQQMFLEYGFHPWLQRWVIGQCLCTNERSLASYGVRQDGDTAFMYLLSACHTKLTRQLLQQDQESALLHNSLPCADSLPHASHNNVRRCKTLPPKLNGGDAGSQKKHSNQEVNAANVELPQLNERLGRATSFPQGWPCPSCTYINKPTRPGCEICGTSRPETYNVPGEYQPDSLELRWLQQEKDAITQYQRAREEERQQNFAKLVMMDGQDLVPNPESLDCRICYTELQPGEGAVLRECLHCFCKECLRSVIMLSEEPDVSCPYRDDMYACTCSLQEREIRALVTPEEYQRWLQKSLSVAESRCEGSYHCATADCPGWCVYEDTVNVYQCPVCMKQNCLICKAIHEGMNCKQYQDDLAFRAINDSAARRTTHLLQTLVQSGEAMHCPQCGIIVQKRDGCDWLRCTVCHTEICWVTRGRRWGPKGPGDTTGGCRCNVNRQKCHPECQNCH from the exons ATGTCACTGAGTTCGGGCGGTTGGACCGCCAGTGTTGCGACGGAACAGCGAGCGCTTCCTTCGCCGCCGGTTGAGAATGGAGCGTCGCAAGCTGAACCCAACTGTCAAACCGTCCTCATGTCTGTTCGAGTGTCGTTGTGCCATTATGGTATTCGACCCCTGCGTCTTCCGGGAGCAGGCGAGGAGACTATTCTCCTTCAGCTCAGTATGGACCCGGAGAAGTCCGGGGAATTCCGTCTTTCGCTCAAAGATTGCAGCGATATCGGTCGTTGCGTG ACGGTCACCAAGTTTGATTTGAGATCTGTGAACTATGAAGTGAAAGCACCAAAATGCCACCAGCTGAGTCTGACAACGCCTCCGCATGATCGTATCACCTTCAATTTTCGGAATGAGCAGGAGGCTCAGCAGTGGGCAACtgtgatgatgacatcattgagAGAAGCGCACAGAG cagcagccactCTAGATGACACAGAGTTTCTCCACCACCAGGATACCTCATCTTTGCAGCAATTAG AAGACACATGCATCCAGCTAACCAGAGCCATAGAGACCGGTGACGTAAAGGCGGCCTCAGTCTACGCTGCCAAGCTTTCCTGCCAAAAGGCTGCACTGAAGATCCAACCCTCTATACGACAATGTGAAGACACTGAAATCAA TTTGACTGTTGTAATCGAGGATTCTACTTCATCCTGTTGCGTCACTATGAAAGTTTCTCCTGTAATTACTACGGCAGCTTTGAAACAGCAG ATGTTCCTCGAGTATGGCTTTCACCCGTGGCTGCAGCGCTGGGTGATTGGCCAATGCCTGTGCACTAACGAACGCTCCTTAGCCTCATACGGCGTTCGTCAGGATGGCGACACGGCTTTTATGTACCTCTTGTCGGCATGCCACACTAAGCTGACCCGCCAACTCCTCCAGCAGGACCAGGAAAGCGCACTCCTCCACAATTCCCTTCCATGTGCAGATTCGCTCCCTCACGCTTCTCATAACAACGTGAGACGTTGTAAAACCTTGCCACCAAAATTAAATGGTGGCGACGctg gttcacagaaaaaacacaGTAACCAAGAAGTCAATGCCGCCAATGTGGAGTTGCCTCAACTAAATGAAAGATTAGGCAGAGCCACATCTTTCCCTCAG GGTTGGCCGTGCCCTTCGTGTACTTACATCAACAAACCGACACGGCCCGGCTGCGAGATCTGCGGCACCAGTCGCCCGGAGACCTACAATGTTCCGGGCGAGTACCAACCAGACTCTCTGGAACTCAGATGGCTGCAGCAGGAGAAGGATGCAATTACACAGTACCAGCGG GCAAGGGAAGAGGAACGCCAGCAGAATTTTGCCAAACTGGTCATGATGGACGGTCAAGACTTGGTACCGAATCCTGAGTCTCTGGACTGCCGGATCTGCTATACAGAACTTCAGCCAGGAGAGGGCGCAGTTCTCAGGGAATGTCTTCATTGCTTCTGCAA AGAATGCTTGCGCTCCGTCATTATGCTGAGTGAAGAGCCGGACGTGTCCTGTCCTTACAGAGATGACATGTATGCCTGCACATGCTCCTTGCAAGAGCGGGAGATCAGAGCT TTGGTTACTCCAGAAGAGTACCAACGTTGGCTGCAGAAAAGTCTGTCGGTGGCGGAGTCCCGATGCGAAGGAAGTTACCACTGTGCCACCGCAGACTGCCCGGGCTGGTGTGTGTACGAAGACACAGTCAACGTGTATCAGTGCCCCGTGTGCATGAAGCAAAACTGCCTCATTTGCAAG GCTATTCACGAGGGAATGAACTGTAAGCAATACCAAGACGATCTCGCCTTCCGCGCCATCAACGACTCCGCTGCACGGAGGACAACACATCTACTTCAA ACACTAGTGCAATCCGGGGAGGCCATGCACTGTCCCCAGTGTGGCATCATTGTGCAAAAGAGGGACGGCTGCGATTGGCTGCGCTGCACTGTCTGTCACACTGAAATCTGCTGGGTCACCAGAGGGCGACGCTGGGGGCCAAAG GGTCCTGGCGACACCACTGGAGGATGTCGCTGCAATGTCAACCGTCAAAAATGCCATCCAGAGTGTCAAAACTGTCACTGA
- the shrprbck1r gene encoding ranBP-type and C3HC4-type zinc finger-containing protein 1 isoform X5, translated as MMTSLREAHRAAAAAATLDDTEFLHHQDTSSLQQLEDTCIQLTRAIETGDVKAASVYAAKLSCQKAALKIQPSIRQCEDTEINLTVVIEDSTSSCCVTMKVSPVITTAALKQQMFLEYGFHPWLQRWVIGQCLCTNERSLASYGVRQDGDTAFMYLLSACHTKLTRQLLQQDQESALLHNSLPCADSLPHASHNNVRRCKTLPPKLNGGDAGSQKKHSNQEVNAANVELPQLNERLGRATSFPQGWPCPSCTYINKPTRPGCEICGTSRPETYNVPGEYQPDSLELRWLQQEKDAITQYQRAREEERQQNFAKLVMMDGQDLVPNPESLDCRICYTELQPGEGAVLRECLHCFCKECLRSVIMLSEEPDVSCPYRDDMYACTCSLQEREIRALVTPEEYQRWLQKSLSVAESRCEGSYHCATADCPGWCVYEDTVNVYQCPVCMKQNCLICKAIHEGMNCKQYQDDLAFRAINDSAARRTTHLLQTLVQSGEAMHCPQCGIIVQKRDGCDWLRCTVCHTEICWVTRGRRWGPKGPGDTTGGCRCNVNRQKCHPECQNCH; from the exons atgatgacatcattgagAGAAGCGCACAGAG cagcagcagcagcagccactCTAGATGACACAGAGTTTCTCCACCACCAGGATACCTCATCTTTGCAGCAATTAG AAGACACATGCATCCAGCTAACCAGAGCCATAGAGACCGGTGACGTAAAGGCGGCCTCAGTCTACGCTGCCAAGCTTTCCTGCCAAAAGGCTGCACTGAAGATCCAACCCTCTATACGACAATGTGAAGACACTGAAATCAA TTTGACTGTTGTAATCGAGGATTCTACTTCATCCTGTTGCGTCACTATGAAAGTTTCTCCTGTAATTACTACGGCAGCTTTGAAACAGCAG ATGTTCCTCGAGTATGGCTTTCACCCGTGGCTGCAGCGCTGGGTGATTGGCCAATGCCTGTGCACTAACGAACGCTCCTTAGCCTCATACGGCGTTCGTCAGGATGGCGACACGGCTTTTATGTACCTCTTGTCGGCATGCCACACTAAGCTGACCCGCCAACTCCTCCAGCAGGACCAGGAAAGCGCACTCCTCCACAATTCCCTTCCATGTGCAGATTCGCTCCCTCACGCTTCTCATAACAACGTGAGACGTTGTAAAACCTTGCCACCAAAATTAAATGGTGGCGACGctg gttcacagaaaaaacacaGTAACCAAGAAGTCAATGCCGCCAATGTGGAGTTGCCTCAACTAAATGAAAGATTAGGCAGAGCCACATCTTTCCCTCAG GGTTGGCCGTGCCCTTCGTGTACTTACATCAACAAACCGACACGGCCCGGCTGCGAGATCTGCGGCACCAGTCGCCCGGAGACCTACAATGTTCCGGGCGAGTACCAACCAGACTCTCTGGAACTCAGATGGCTGCAGCAGGAGAAGGATGCAATTACACAGTACCAGCGG GCAAGGGAAGAGGAACGCCAGCAGAATTTTGCCAAACTGGTCATGATGGACGGTCAAGACTTGGTACCGAATCCTGAGTCTCTGGACTGCCGGATCTGCTATACAGAACTTCAGCCAGGAGAGGGCGCAGTTCTCAGGGAATGTCTTCATTGCTTCTGCAA AGAATGCTTGCGCTCCGTCATTATGCTGAGTGAAGAGCCGGACGTGTCCTGTCCTTACAGAGATGACATGTATGCCTGCACATGCTCCTTGCAAGAGCGGGAGATCAGAGCT TTGGTTACTCCAGAAGAGTACCAACGTTGGCTGCAGAAAAGTCTGTCGGTGGCGGAGTCCCGATGCGAAGGAAGTTACCACTGTGCCACCGCAGACTGCCCGGGCTGGTGTGTGTACGAAGACACAGTCAACGTGTATCAGTGCCCCGTGTGCATGAAGCAAAACTGCCTCATTTGCAAG GCTATTCACGAGGGAATGAACTGTAAGCAATACCAAGACGATCTCGCCTTCCGCGCCATCAACGACTCCGCTGCACGGAGGACAACACATCTACTTCAA ACACTAGTGCAATCCGGGGAGGCCATGCACTGTCCCCAGTGTGGCATCATTGTGCAAAAGAGGGACGGCTGCGATTGGCTGCGCTGCACTGTCTGTCACACTGAAATCTGCTGGGTCACCAGAGGGCGACGCTGGGGGCCAAAG GGTCCTGGCGACACCACTGGAGGATGTCGCTGCAATGTCAACCGTCAAAAATGCCATCCAGAGTGTCAAAACTGTCACTGA
- the shrprbck1r gene encoding ranBP-type and C3HC4-type zinc finger-containing protein 1 isoform X1, translating into MSLSSGGWTASVATEQRALPSPPVENGASQAEPNCQTVLMSVRVSLCHYGIRPLRLPGAGEETILLQLSMDPEKSGEFRLSLKDCSDIGRCVTVTKFDLRSVNYEVKAPKCHQLSLTTPPHDRITFNFRNEQEAQQWATVMMTSLREAHRAAAAAATLDDTEFLHHQDTSSLQQLEDTCIQLTRAIETGDVKAASVYAAKLSCQKAALKIQPSIRQCEDTEINLTVVIEDSTSSCCVTMKVSPVITTAALKQQMFLEYGFHPWLQRWVIGQCLCTNERSLASYGVRQDGDTAFMYLLSACHTKLTRQLLQQDQESALLHNSLPCADSLPHASHNNVRRCKTLPPKLNGGDAGSQKKHSNQEVNAANVELPQLNERLGRATSFPQGWPCPSCTYINKPTRPGCEICGTSRPETYNVPGEYQPDSLELRWLQQEKDAITQYQRAREEERQQNFAKLVMMDGQDLVPNPESLDCRICYTELQPGEGAVLRECLHCFCKECLRSVIMLSEEPDVSCPYRDDMYACTCSLQEREIRALVTPEEYQRWLQKSLSVAESRCEGSYHCATADCPGWCVYEDTVNVYQCPVCMKQNCLICKAIHEGMNCKQYQDDLAFRAINDSAARRTTHLLQTLVQSGEAMHCPQCGIIVQKRDGCDWLRCTVCHTEICWVTRGRRWGPKGPGDTTGGCRCNVNRQKCHPECQNCH; encoded by the exons ATGTCACTGAGTTCGGGCGGTTGGACCGCCAGTGTTGCGACGGAACAGCGAGCGCTTCCTTCGCCGCCGGTTGAGAATGGAGCGTCGCAAGCTGAACCCAACTGTCAAACCGTCCTCATGTCTGTTCGAGTGTCGTTGTGCCATTATGGTATTCGACCCCTGCGTCTTCCGGGAGCAGGCGAGGAGACTATTCTCCTTCAGCTCAGTATGGACCCGGAGAAGTCCGGGGAATTCCGTCTTTCGCTCAAAGATTGCAGCGATATCGGTCGTTGCGTG ACGGTCACCAAGTTTGATTTGAGATCTGTGAACTATGAAGTGAAAGCACCAAAATGCCACCAGCTGAGTCTGACAACGCCTCCGCATGATCGTATCACCTTCAATTTTCGGAATGAGCAGGAGGCTCAGCAGTGGGCAACtgtgatgatgacatcattgagAGAAGCGCACAGAG cagcagcagcagcagccactCTAGATGACACAGAGTTTCTCCACCACCAGGATACCTCATCTTTGCAGCAATTAG AAGACACATGCATCCAGCTAACCAGAGCCATAGAGACCGGTGACGTAAAGGCGGCCTCAGTCTACGCTGCCAAGCTTTCCTGCCAAAAGGCTGCACTGAAGATCCAACCCTCTATACGACAATGTGAAGACACTGAAATCAA TTTGACTGTTGTAATCGAGGATTCTACTTCATCCTGTTGCGTCACTATGAAAGTTTCTCCTGTAATTACTACGGCAGCTTTGAAACAGCAG ATGTTCCTCGAGTATGGCTTTCACCCGTGGCTGCAGCGCTGGGTGATTGGCCAATGCCTGTGCACTAACGAACGCTCCTTAGCCTCATACGGCGTTCGTCAGGATGGCGACACGGCTTTTATGTACCTCTTGTCGGCATGCCACACTAAGCTGACCCGCCAACTCCTCCAGCAGGACCAGGAAAGCGCACTCCTCCACAATTCCCTTCCATGTGCAGATTCGCTCCCTCACGCTTCTCATAACAACGTGAGACGTTGTAAAACCTTGCCACCAAAATTAAATGGTGGCGACGctg gttcacagaaaaaacacaGTAACCAAGAAGTCAATGCCGCCAATGTGGAGTTGCCTCAACTAAATGAAAGATTAGGCAGAGCCACATCTTTCCCTCAG GGTTGGCCGTGCCCTTCGTGTACTTACATCAACAAACCGACACGGCCCGGCTGCGAGATCTGCGGCACCAGTCGCCCGGAGACCTACAATGTTCCGGGCGAGTACCAACCAGACTCTCTGGAACTCAGATGGCTGCAGCAGGAGAAGGATGCAATTACACAGTACCAGCGG GCAAGGGAAGAGGAACGCCAGCAGAATTTTGCCAAACTGGTCATGATGGACGGTCAAGACTTGGTACCGAATCCTGAGTCTCTGGACTGCCGGATCTGCTATACAGAACTTCAGCCAGGAGAGGGCGCAGTTCTCAGGGAATGTCTTCATTGCTTCTGCAA AGAATGCTTGCGCTCCGTCATTATGCTGAGTGAAGAGCCGGACGTGTCCTGTCCTTACAGAGATGACATGTATGCCTGCACATGCTCCTTGCAAGAGCGGGAGATCAGAGCT TTGGTTACTCCAGAAGAGTACCAACGTTGGCTGCAGAAAAGTCTGTCGGTGGCGGAGTCCCGATGCGAAGGAAGTTACCACTGTGCCACCGCAGACTGCCCGGGCTGGTGTGTGTACGAAGACACAGTCAACGTGTATCAGTGCCCCGTGTGCATGAAGCAAAACTGCCTCATTTGCAAG GCTATTCACGAGGGAATGAACTGTAAGCAATACCAAGACGATCTCGCCTTCCGCGCCATCAACGACTCCGCTGCACGGAGGACAACACATCTACTTCAA ACACTAGTGCAATCCGGGGAGGCCATGCACTGTCCCCAGTGTGGCATCATTGTGCAAAAGAGGGACGGCTGCGATTGGCTGCGCTGCACTGTCTGTCACACTGAAATCTGCTGGGTCACCAGAGGGCGACGCTGGGGGCCAAAG GGTCCTGGCGACACCACTGGAGGATGTCGCTGCAATGTCAACCGTCAAAAATGCCATCCAGAGTGTCAAAACTGTCACTGA
- the shrprbck1r gene encoding ranBP-type and C3HC4-type zinc finger-containing protein 1 isoform X2, with amino-acid sequence MSLSSGGWTASVATEQRALPSPPVENGASQAEPNCQTVLMSVRVSLCHYGIRPLRLPGAGEETILLQLSMDPEKSGEFRLSLKDCSDIGRCVTVTKFDLRSVNYEVKAPKCHQLSLTTPPHDRITFNFRNEQEAQQWATVMMTSLREAHRAAAAATLDDTEFLHHQDTSSLQQLEDTCIQLTRAIETGDVKAASVYAAKLSCQKAALKIQPSIRQCEDTEINLTVVIEDSTSSCCVTMKVSPVITTAALKQQMFLEYGFHPWLQRWVIGQCLCTNERSLASYGVRQDGDTAFMYLLSACHTKLTRQLLQQDQESALLHNSLPCADSLPHASHNNVRRCKTLPPKLNGGDAGSQKKHSNQEVNAANVELPQLNERLGRATSFPQGWPCPSCTYINKPTRPGCEICGTSRPETYNVPGEYQPDSLELRWLQQEKDAITQYQRAREEERQQNFAKLVMMDGQDLVPNPESLDCRICYTELQPGEGAVLRECLHCFCKECLRSVIMLSEEPDVSCPYRDDMYACTCSLQEREIRALVTPEEYQRWLQKSLSVAESRCEGSYHCATADCPGWCVYEDTVNVYQCPVCMKQNCLICKAIHEGMNCKQYQDDLAFRAINDSAARRTTHLLQTLVQSGEAMHCPQCGIIVQKRDGCDWLRCTVCHTEICWVTRGRRWGPKGPGDTTGGCRCNVNRQKCHPECQNCH; translated from the exons ATGTCACTGAGTTCGGGCGGTTGGACCGCCAGTGTTGCGACGGAACAGCGAGCGCTTCCTTCGCCGCCGGTTGAGAATGGAGCGTCGCAAGCTGAACCCAACTGTCAAACCGTCCTCATGTCTGTTCGAGTGTCGTTGTGCCATTATGGTATTCGACCCCTGCGTCTTCCGGGAGCAGGCGAGGAGACTATTCTCCTTCAGCTCAGTATGGACCCGGAGAAGTCCGGGGAATTCCGTCTTTCGCTCAAAGATTGCAGCGATATCGGTCGTTGCGTG ACGGTCACCAAGTTTGATTTGAGATCTGTGAACTATGAAGTGAAAGCACCAAAATGCCACCAGCTGAGTCTGACAACGCCTCCGCATGATCGTATCACCTTCAATTTTCGGAATGAGCAGGAGGCTCAGCAGTGGGCAACtgtgatgatgacatcattgagAGAAGCGCACAGAG cagcagcagcagccactCTAGATGACACAGAGTTTCTCCACCACCAGGATACCTCATCTTTGCAGCAATTAG AAGACACATGCATCCAGCTAACCAGAGCCATAGAGACCGGTGACGTAAAGGCGGCCTCAGTCTACGCTGCCAAGCTTTCCTGCCAAAAGGCTGCACTGAAGATCCAACCCTCTATACGACAATGTGAAGACACTGAAATCAA TTTGACTGTTGTAATCGAGGATTCTACTTCATCCTGTTGCGTCACTATGAAAGTTTCTCCTGTAATTACTACGGCAGCTTTGAAACAGCAG ATGTTCCTCGAGTATGGCTTTCACCCGTGGCTGCAGCGCTGGGTGATTGGCCAATGCCTGTGCACTAACGAACGCTCCTTAGCCTCATACGGCGTTCGTCAGGATGGCGACACGGCTTTTATGTACCTCTTGTCGGCATGCCACACTAAGCTGACCCGCCAACTCCTCCAGCAGGACCAGGAAAGCGCACTCCTCCACAATTCCCTTCCATGTGCAGATTCGCTCCCTCACGCTTCTCATAACAACGTGAGACGTTGTAAAACCTTGCCACCAAAATTAAATGGTGGCGACGctg gttcacagaaaaaacacaGTAACCAAGAAGTCAATGCCGCCAATGTGGAGTTGCCTCAACTAAATGAAAGATTAGGCAGAGCCACATCTTTCCCTCAG GGTTGGCCGTGCCCTTCGTGTACTTACATCAACAAACCGACACGGCCCGGCTGCGAGATCTGCGGCACCAGTCGCCCGGAGACCTACAATGTTCCGGGCGAGTACCAACCAGACTCTCTGGAACTCAGATGGCTGCAGCAGGAGAAGGATGCAATTACACAGTACCAGCGG GCAAGGGAAGAGGAACGCCAGCAGAATTTTGCCAAACTGGTCATGATGGACGGTCAAGACTTGGTACCGAATCCTGAGTCTCTGGACTGCCGGATCTGCTATACAGAACTTCAGCCAGGAGAGGGCGCAGTTCTCAGGGAATGTCTTCATTGCTTCTGCAA AGAATGCTTGCGCTCCGTCATTATGCTGAGTGAAGAGCCGGACGTGTCCTGTCCTTACAGAGATGACATGTATGCCTGCACATGCTCCTTGCAAGAGCGGGAGATCAGAGCT TTGGTTACTCCAGAAGAGTACCAACGTTGGCTGCAGAAAAGTCTGTCGGTGGCGGAGTCCCGATGCGAAGGAAGTTACCACTGTGCCACCGCAGACTGCCCGGGCTGGTGTGTGTACGAAGACACAGTCAACGTGTATCAGTGCCCCGTGTGCATGAAGCAAAACTGCCTCATTTGCAAG GCTATTCACGAGGGAATGAACTGTAAGCAATACCAAGACGATCTCGCCTTCCGCGCCATCAACGACTCCGCTGCACGGAGGACAACACATCTACTTCAA ACACTAGTGCAATCCGGGGAGGCCATGCACTGTCCCCAGTGTGGCATCATTGTGCAAAAGAGGGACGGCTGCGATTGGCTGCGCTGCACTGTCTGTCACACTGAAATCTGCTGGGTCACCAGAGGGCGACGCTGGGGGCCAAAG GGTCCTGGCGACACCACTGGAGGATGTCGCTGCAATGTCAACCGTCAAAAATGCCATCCAGAGTGTCAAAACTGTCACTGA
- the shrprbck1r gene encoding ranBP-type and C3HC4-type zinc finger-containing protein 1 isoform X3, protein MSLSSGGWTASVATEQRALPSPPVENGASQAEPNCQTVLMSVRVSLCHYGIRPLRLPGAGEETILLQLSMDPEKSGEFRLSLKDCSDIGRCVTVTKFDLRSVNYEVKAPKCHQLSLTTPPHDRITFNFRNEQEAQQWATVMMTSLREAHRAAAATLDDTEFLHHQDTSSLQQLEDTCIQLTRAIETGDVKAASVYAAKLSCQKAALKIQPSIRQCEDTEINLTVVIEDSTSSCCVTMKVSPVITTAALKQQMFLEYGFHPWLQRWVIGQCLCTNERSLASYGVRQDGDTAFMYLLSACHTKLTRQLLQQDQESALLHNSLPCADSLPHASHNNVRRCKTLPPKLNGGDAGSQKKHSNQEVNAANVELPQLNERLGRATSFPQGWPCPSCTYINKPTRPGCEICGTSRPETYNVPGEYQPDSLELRWLQQEKDAITQYQRAREEERQQNFAKLVMMDGQDLVPNPESLDCRICYTELQPGEGAVLRECLHCFCKECLRSVIMLSEEPDVSCPYRDDMYACTCSLQEREIRALVTPEEYQRWLQKSLSVAESRCEGSYHCATADCPGWCVYEDTVNVYQCPVCMKQNCLICKAIHEGMNCKQYQDDLAFRAINDSAARRTTHLLQTLVQSGEAMHCPQCGIIVQKRDGCDWLRCTVCHTEICWVTRGRRWGPKGPGDTTGGCRCNVNRQKCHPECQNCH, encoded by the exons ATGTCACTGAGTTCGGGCGGTTGGACCGCCAGTGTTGCGACGGAACAGCGAGCGCTTCCTTCGCCGCCGGTTGAGAATGGAGCGTCGCAAGCTGAACCCAACTGTCAAACCGTCCTCATGTCTGTTCGAGTGTCGTTGTGCCATTATGGTATTCGACCCCTGCGTCTTCCGGGAGCAGGCGAGGAGACTATTCTCCTTCAGCTCAGTATGGACCCGGAGAAGTCCGGGGAATTCCGTCTTTCGCTCAAAGATTGCAGCGATATCGGTCGTTGCGTG ACGGTCACCAAGTTTGATTTGAGATCTGTGAACTATGAAGTGAAAGCACCAAAATGCCACCAGCTGAGTCTGACAACGCCTCCGCATGATCGTATCACCTTCAATTTTCGGAATGAGCAGGAGGCTCAGCAGTGGGCAACtgtgatgatgacatcattgagAGAAGCGCACAGAG cagcagcagccactCTAGATGACACAGAGTTTCTCCACCACCAGGATACCTCATCTTTGCAGCAATTAG AAGACACATGCATCCAGCTAACCAGAGCCATAGAGACCGGTGACGTAAAGGCGGCCTCAGTCTACGCTGCCAAGCTTTCCTGCCAAAAGGCTGCACTGAAGATCCAACCCTCTATACGACAATGTGAAGACACTGAAATCAA TTTGACTGTTGTAATCGAGGATTCTACTTCATCCTGTTGCGTCACTATGAAAGTTTCTCCTGTAATTACTACGGCAGCTTTGAAACAGCAG ATGTTCCTCGAGTATGGCTTTCACCCGTGGCTGCAGCGCTGGGTGATTGGCCAATGCCTGTGCACTAACGAACGCTCCTTAGCCTCATACGGCGTTCGTCAGGATGGCGACACGGCTTTTATGTACCTCTTGTCGGCATGCCACACTAAGCTGACCCGCCAACTCCTCCAGCAGGACCAGGAAAGCGCACTCCTCCACAATTCCCTTCCATGTGCAGATTCGCTCCCTCACGCTTCTCATAACAACGTGAGACGTTGTAAAACCTTGCCACCAAAATTAAATGGTGGCGACGctg gttcacagaaaaaacacaGTAACCAAGAAGTCAATGCCGCCAATGTGGAGTTGCCTCAACTAAATGAAAGATTAGGCAGAGCCACATCTTTCCCTCAG GGTTGGCCGTGCCCTTCGTGTACTTACATCAACAAACCGACACGGCCCGGCTGCGAGATCTGCGGCACCAGTCGCCCGGAGACCTACAATGTTCCGGGCGAGTACCAACCAGACTCTCTGGAACTCAGATGGCTGCAGCAGGAGAAGGATGCAATTACACAGTACCAGCGG GCAAGGGAAGAGGAACGCCAGCAGAATTTTGCCAAACTGGTCATGATGGACGGTCAAGACTTGGTACCGAATCCTGAGTCTCTGGACTGCCGGATCTGCTATACAGAACTTCAGCCAGGAGAGGGCGCAGTTCTCAGGGAATGTCTTCATTGCTTCTGCAA AGAATGCTTGCGCTCCGTCATTATGCTGAGTGAAGAGCCGGACGTGTCCTGTCCTTACAGAGATGACATGTATGCCTGCACATGCTCCTTGCAAGAGCGGGAGATCAGAGCT TTGGTTACTCCAGAAGAGTACCAACGTTGGCTGCAGAAAAGTCTGTCGGTGGCGGAGTCCCGATGCGAAGGAAGTTACCACTGTGCCACCGCAGACTGCCCGGGCTGGTGTGTGTACGAAGACACAGTCAACGTGTATCAGTGCCCCGTGTGCATGAAGCAAAACTGCCTCATTTGCAAG GCTATTCACGAGGGAATGAACTGTAAGCAATACCAAGACGATCTCGCCTTCCGCGCCATCAACGACTCCGCTGCACGGAGGACAACACATCTACTTCAA ACACTAGTGCAATCCGGGGAGGCCATGCACTGTCCCCAGTGTGGCATCATTGTGCAAAAGAGGGACGGCTGCGATTGGCTGCGCTGCACTGTCTGTCACACTGAAATCTGCTGGGTCACCAGAGGGCGACGCTGGGGGCCAAAG GGTCCTGGCGACACCACTGGAGGATGTCGCTGCAATGTCAACCGTCAAAAATGCCATCCAGAGTGTCAAAACTGTCACTGA